A region from the Thermodesulforhabdaceae bacterium genome encodes:
- a CDS encoding CRISPR-associated primase-polymerase type A1, with amino-acid sequence MKEGNKGKAASNIDWELLLRKLKNLLLKDEKDPQLETLLEDETVWSQLPSDKALQWSEIAQAAGKHDLGLKVLESALTKDPDNIGLWEAKTKLLEFLLRRSSRSENFNDGSAVEDLATPFTSFRRMEKYLEIYMSIFKGKEDAFARQWADRQNRTHGYYPVRRPLTEKDVQDHLEGKQTYGIYLLHRDNTVSVAVIDADCDISLFKEGISRDDRYHFKQENSYLLRRIPEVLNQQGLSCFVEFSGSKGYHFWLSFETPVSAALVRKVLIPVAQHVEKDLKFFKLEVFPKQDKITGKGFGNLVKLPLGIHQVTGKPSFFVHAPDRSLETQLAWLEKVPRIPAKVLESYSRCETDSKKLIVHPRDEEWAKTFPELALLSSRCMVLGQIIDQCRQGRFVSIREEKVVFGTVSFLPRGRLLVHYLLRNLPDYNHHLVDYKLSRVRSTPLGCKSIHRLLNITGDYCVFEGSYAYPSPLLHIPEVREQREFMTSPVSERITNLQDALNLLRMAILAVEKFLLRSDEVKE; translated from the coding sequence ATGAAGGAAGGAAATAAAGGCAAAGCCGCTTCAAATATTGACTGGGAGCTTTTGCTAAGGAAGCTGAAAAATCTTTTGCTTAAAGACGAAAAAGATCCACAGTTAGAAACGCTCCTGGAAGACGAGACTGTTTGGAGTCAGCTTCCTTCCGATAAGGCTCTTCAATGGTCAGAAATTGCTCAGGCTGCGGGAAAACACGATCTGGGACTTAAAGTTCTCGAGTCTGCCTTGACCAAAGATCCTGACAATATTGGTCTCTGGGAAGCCAAGACAAAACTTCTGGAATTTCTTCTCCGTAGATCCAGCCGTTCTGAAAACTTTAATGATGGCTCTGCTGTGGAAGATCTAGCCACTCCCTTTACCAGTTTTCGCAGGATGGAGAAGTATCTGGAAATTTACATGAGCATCTTCAAAGGCAAAGAGGATGCTTTTGCTCGTCAATGGGCAGATCGGCAAAACAGGACTCACGGCTACTACCCTGTTAGAAGACCCTTAACTGAAAAAGATGTGCAGGATCATCTTGAAGGCAAACAAACCTACGGTATCTATTTGTTGCATAGAGACAACACTGTAAGCGTCGCCGTTATAGATGCAGACTGCGACATAAGCTTATTCAAGGAGGGCATCAGTCGGGACGATCGCTACCATTTTAAGCAGGAGAATTCTTACCTGTTGAGAAGAATTCCTGAGGTTTTGAATCAACAGGGGTTGAGCTGTTTTGTGGAATTTAGCGGCAGCAAAGGATACCATTTCTGGCTTTCCTTTGAAACCCCCGTTTCTGCCGCTCTTGTAAGAAAGGTTCTAATACCCGTGGCTCAGCATGTAGAAAAGGATCTTAAATTTTTCAAACTGGAGGTTTTTCCCAAACAGGACAAAATAACTGGCAAGGGCTTTGGAAATCTTGTGAAGCTTCCTCTTGGCATTCATCAAGTTACAGGAAAACCCTCATTTTTTGTTCATGCTCCCGATCGATCTCTGGAGACTCAACTTGCATGGCTTGAAAAAGTTCCTCGTATTCCTGCAAAAGTATTAGAAAGTTATTCTAGATGTGAAACCGATTCAAAAAAATTGATAGTTCATCCCAGGGACGAAGAATGGGCAAAGACTTTTCCAGAGCTCGCTCTTTTAAGCAGTCGCTGTATGGTTCTTGGACAGATTATAGATCAGTGTCGCCAGGGACGGTTTGTCTCAATAAGGGAGGAAAAGGTTGTTTTTGGAACCGTTTCGTTTCTCCCCAGGGGCAGGCTGTTGGTGCATTACCTTCTTAGAAACCTTCCCGATTACAACCATCATTTAGTTGATTACAAGCTGTCTCGAGTTCGATCGACTCCTCTTGGATGTAAGTCCATTCATAGGTTGTTGAACATAACGGGTGATTACTGTGTTTTTGAAGGTAGTTATGCCTATCCTTCTCCTTTGCTTCACATTCCTGAAGTGCGTGAGCAAAGGGAGTTTATGACATCGCCTGTTTCAGAAAGGATCACGAACCTTCAGGATGCTCTGAATCTTCTTAGGATGGCTATTCTGGCTGTGGAGAAATTTTTGCTAAGATCTGACGAGGTTAAAGAATGA
- a CDS encoding tetratricopeptide repeat protein, protein MVQEKTNNVVYLAQAYQEQEDLEKEEDFLERFVEEDLSISHLQREYRKLLNEIEILRSENRWEQILILCHPVEEKWPHLAEANLVYHIQGEVLFALCQLKRFAEALDVGLARVSADENNFMAHSQLAFVAYSALLADKNREIVLTPKERKKFRELTHLYFTKSQHLRPDGVTCFYRHGMLYKNFGGKLEKAIPLFQRAVENWEQYDEEKRKARHQERKNYVKSLYQLAVCHLDMEKPDQAFNWIQKCIEEDSSTGYMSSVHKYYSLGKAHYAMKNYEEASKALERALVEAHPESNDYVFELLARSYLAQSLPVKAQEVLAKIPQSRRRPYILWTEAEIAVALKQLDKAKQTLLKASEIDRKGAHKALIRLAKLEIRVGNLSKALESVEKANMFFQKTYGNPYHEALFWQTAILIKMGRKSEAEKTLQDLYSFNPYYPHLNRLRKELAKISRT, encoded by the coding sequence ATGGTGCAGGAAAAAACCAACAATGTTGTGTACTTGGCTCAGGCTTATCAAGAACAGGAAGATCTGGAAAAGGAAGAAGACTTTCTGGAAAGATTCGTAGAAGAAGATCTTTCCATATCTCACCTTCAGCGGGAATACAGGAAACTTCTAAACGAAATTGAAATTCTTCGGTCAGAAAACCGCTGGGAACAGATCTTGATTCTCTGCCACCCTGTCGAAGAAAAATGGCCTCATCTTGCAGAAGCAAATCTTGTTTATCACATTCAGGGAGAAGTTCTCTTTGCCCTCTGCCAGCTTAAGCGATTCGCGGAAGCTTTAGATGTAGGACTTGCAAGAGTCTCAGCAGATGAAAACAACTTCATGGCTCATTCTCAGCTTGCCTTTGTTGCTTATAGCGCTCTTCTGGCTGATAAAAACAGGGAGATCGTTTTGACCCCAAAAGAAAGGAAGAAATTTCGAGAACTTACACATCTTTATTTCACAAAATCACAGCATCTCAGGCCTGACGGCGTAACCTGCTTCTATCGTCACGGTATGCTTTATAAAAACTTTGGCGGGAAACTGGAAAAAGCTATTCCGCTTTTCCAGAGAGCCGTGGAAAACTGGGAACAATACGATGAAGAAAAAAGAAAGGCACGCCATCAAGAACGAAAAAATTACGTAAAATCTCTCTATCAGCTAGCCGTTTGCCATCTTGATATGGAAAAACCGGATCAGGCTTTTAACTGGATTCAGAAATGCATCGAAGAAGACAGTAGCACCGGATACATGTCCAGTGTGCATAAGTATTACTCTCTGGGAAAAGCCCACTACGCCATGAAAAATTACGAAGAAGCTTCTAAAGCTCTGGAGAGAGCCCTTGTAGAAGCCCATCCCGAAAGCAATGATTACGTTTTTGAACTTCTGGCAAGAAGCTACCTGGCTCAATCTCTTCCCGTTAAGGCTCAGGAAGTTCTGGCGAAGATTCCCCAATCTCGAAGACGTCCCTATATTCTGTGGACGGAAGCAGAAATAGCTGTCGCCCTTAAGCAACTTGACAAAGCAAAACAGACTCTACTGAAAGCCTCAGAAATAGACAGAAAAGGCGCTCACAAGGCTTTAATAAGGCTTGCTAAACTTGAAATACGTGTGGGTAACCTCTCAAAGGCTTTAGAATCTGTTGAAAAAGCCAACATGTTCTTTCAGAAAACCTATGGAAATCCCTACCATGAAGCTCTGTTCTGGCAAACAGCTATACTGATCAAAATGGGGCGAAAGTCTGAAGCAGAAAAAACCCTTCAGGATCTTTACAGCTTTAACCCCTACTATCCCCATCTTAACAGGCTCAGAAAAGAACTGGCGAAAATTTCCAGAACCTGA
- the fmt gene encoding methionyl-tRNA formyltransferase codes for MRLIVIGQAPFGRECLQALVNQGEEIIGAVTVPDVPGAKKPNPFKELAQELRIPLIQPKNLKNREFFEWVKEQQPDLLVLVFVTQFISKEVMDLATYGGINYHPSLLPKYRGGSAIAWAIINGETQTGVTIHYTDEGVDTGDIIIQESVPIDPHDTTVTLYYNKLFPLGVKLVAEAVRLIREGKAPRIPQDPRLASFQPALKPDHTGIDWRQRASTIYNLVRGSVPVPGAITRFHGKELAVIEASVKDDEIWEKPSHDPGKVIAVTEEGILVQTGQGHLVVKKIQSKETGKMEAVDFARSFGIKTGDIFESVMPKI; via the coding sequence ATGCGTCTTATTGTTATAGGTCAGGCGCCTTTTGGGCGTGAGTGTCTTCAAGCGTTGGTAAATCAGGGAGAGGAAATTATAGGTGCCGTTACGGTGCCGGATGTCCCTGGAGCGAAAAAGCCAAATCCTTTTAAGGAACTGGCTCAAGAGTTGCGCATTCCCCTTATTCAGCCTAAGAATCTTAAAAATAGAGAATTTTTTGAATGGGTGAAGGAACAGCAACCAGATCTTCTTGTGCTCGTTTTTGTTACCCAGTTCATCTCTAAAGAAGTAATGGACTTAGCAACATACGGTGGCATAAATTACCATCCTTCACTTCTTCCTAAATACCGAGGAGGAAGTGCCATCGCCTGGGCGATCATAAATGGTGAAACCCAAACAGGAGTTACGATTCACTACACTGACGAAGGTGTTGATACCGGAGACATAATCATTCAGGAAAGTGTGCCTATTGATCCCCATGATACAACGGTAACACTTTATTATAACAAACTGTTTCCGCTGGGGGTTAAACTCGTCGCAGAAGCTGTGAGGCTCATTAGAGAAGGAAAAGCCCCGAGGATACCTCAGGATCCTCGCCTTGCTTCCTTCCAGCCTGCTCTGAAACCTGACCATACCGGAATAGACTGGCGTCAGCGTGCGTCAACTATTTACAACCTTGTAAGGGGCAGTGTGCCGGTGCCGGGAGCGATAACTCGCTTTCACGGAAAGGAACTTGCTGTGATTGAGGCTTCAGTGAAAGATGATGAAATTTGGGAAAAGCCTTCTCACGATCCGGGCAAAGTTATTGCTGTAACAGAAGAAGGTATTTTGGTTCAAACAGGGCAGGGACATCTGGTGGTGAAAAAGATCCAGAGCAAAGAGACGGGAAAGATGGAAGCAGTTGACTTTGCCAGGTCTTTTGGGATCAAGACCGGAGATATTTTTGAATCTGTAATGCCAAAGATTTAA
- a CDS encoding bifunctional riboflavin kinase/FAD synthetase, which yields MEVIEGFSKDKRLKLKNPVVTIGNFDGVHKGHQALIKTAKQRAEELDGSTVVITFNPHPVKVLCPNCNLRFITPHYEKLSILKDLGVDYTIVIPFSHEFASVTAQEFIESYLVQNLGVKWMVVGYDYHFGKGREGNIEMLRNYGNRYGFGVDTLPEISIEGFVVSSTAIRKIIQEGRVHFAAKLLGRSYSITGPVLKGRDRGGKLLGFPTANVDVGDHVIPKEGVYAVWVFFEGKRYKGATNIGYNPTFGNTQLSLEVHILDFSGNLYGKEITVSFEHYIRGEKKFSGVEELIAQIQQDVDLARTILR from the coding sequence ATGGAAGTGATTGAAGGATTCTCAAAAGATAAGCGACTCAAACTGAAAAACCCGGTTGTGACTATCGGAAACTTCGACGGAGTTCACAAGGGACATCAAGCGCTAATAAAAACTGCAAAGCAGCGTGCGGAAGAATTAGATGGCTCGACCGTGGTTATTACCTTTAATCCCCATCCAGTAAAGGTGCTCTGTCCAAACTGTAACCTGCGGTTTATTACTCCACACTACGAAAAACTTTCCATCCTTAAGGATTTGGGCGTTGACTACACTATTGTGATTCCCTTTTCTCATGAATTCGCATCCGTGACTGCTCAGGAGTTCATAGAATCCTATCTGGTTCAGAATCTGGGAGTAAAATGGATGGTGGTAGGATACGATTACCATTTCGGCAAAGGAAGAGAAGGCAACATAGAAATGCTCAGAAACTACGGCAATCGCTACGGTTTTGGCGTGGACACCCTTCCAGAGATTTCAATTGAAGGCTTTGTGGTAAGCAGCACAGCAATTAGAAAGATTATTCAGGAAGGACGAGTCCACTTTGCGGCGAAACTCCTTGGCCGGTCTTACTCAATAACCGGTCCTGTTCTTAAAGGGCGAGATAGGGGCGGAAAACTGCTAGGTTTCCCAACAGCCAACGTGGATGTTGGCGACCATGTCATTCCCAAAGAAGGAGTTTATGCGGTATGGGTTTTTTTTGAAGGCAAAAGATACAAGGGAGCCACCAACATTGGCTATAATCCAACCTTTGGAAATACTCAACTTTCTCTGGAAGTTCACATCCTGGACTTCAGCGGCAACCTTTACGGGAAAGAAATAACTGTATCCTTTGAACATTATATCCGTGGAGAAAAGAAATTTTCAGGCGTTGAGGAATTAATAGCCCAAATCCAGCAGGATGTGGATCTGGCAAGAACAATCCTTAGATGA
- the hflX gene encoding GTPase HflX gives MARWSFETGRQIGILVARDGSIEMVIVGNARSLYIPELPKSREARKRLRGLRLIHTHFNNEPLSQDDLMDLAFLRLDCVAAVGVDRHGGAEHLFAAHLFPGGKSMDGDSQSWVILTPAHCATPTINFIELVRSLEEELERQRAFHLSSIKSEDQAILVVVADRRSPDIQSTIEEMKELARASGIAIVDTVVQKVKEINTKYFIGKGKLTEVMLTALRHGVDLLIFDRELNPSQVRSLTDATELRVIDRTQLILDIFARRAKSREGKIQVEMAQLRYLMPRLNVKDDALSRLAGGIGTRGPGETKLEIDRRRIKERLDHLERELAEIRKSRAERRRKRQKLDFPVISIIGYTNAGKSTLLNALTKSNAVVMDQFFATLDPLSRRLRFPNDFEVIVTDTVGFISDLPDELLDAFAATLEELHDADVLVHVVDISNPRFEDHIDAVNKILSKLNLHEKPRILVFNKIDLLPSHKAMALAERYGAIPISALERSTFHPLISALMSVITPLDNARASIQQTSES, from the coding sequence ATGGCACGATGGAGTTTTGAAACAGGGCGTCAGATCGGAATCCTTGTTGCTCGTGACGGTTCCATTGAAATGGTGATTGTTGGGAATGCACGATCGCTTTACATCCCGGAACTTCCTAAAAGTAGAGAAGCCAGAAAAAGGCTCAGAGGACTCCGCCTGATTCATACTCATTTCAACAATGAACCCCTGTCTCAGGATGATTTAATGGATCTTGCCTTTCTTCGTCTGGATTGCGTTGCCGCCGTGGGAGTAGATCGTCATGGAGGAGCCGAACACCTATTTGCAGCGCACCTTTTCCCGGGCGGGAAAAGCATGGATGGAGATTCTCAGAGCTGGGTGATTCTTACTCCTGCTCATTGCGCTACCCCTACTATAAATTTCATTGAACTAGTGCGTTCTTTAGAAGAGGAGCTTGAGCGACAACGGGCGTTTCACCTGTCTTCTATAAAAAGTGAGGATCAAGCGATACTGGTTGTTGTTGCTGATAGAAGATCGCCGGATATCCAGTCAACAATTGAGGAGATGAAGGAACTCGCCAGAGCCAGCGGAATAGCCATAGTGGATACCGTGGTTCAGAAGGTTAAGGAAATTAATACAAAATATTTCATAGGGAAGGGTAAGCTCACTGAAGTTATGCTTACGGCTTTACGCCATGGAGTTGATTTGCTGATCTTCGATCGGGAATTGAATCCTTCGCAGGTCAGATCTCTTACCGATGCTACAGAACTCAGAGTGATCGACAGAACTCAGCTTATTCTAGATATTTTTGCGAGACGAGCTAAAAGCCGTGAAGGAAAAATTCAGGTCGAAATGGCTCAACTAAGGTATCTCATGCCGCGTCTCAACGTTAAGGACGACGCCCTTTCTCGGCTCGCTGGCGGTATTGGAACTCGAGGTCCCGGCGAAACCAAGCTTGAAATTGACCGGCGCCGCATCAAAGAAAGGCTCGATCATCTAGAAAGAGAACTTGCTGAAATCAGAAAAAGTCGAGCTGAACGCAGAAGAAAACGTCAGAAGCTGGATTTTCCTGTTATTTCAATTATTGGCTACACAAATGCTGGTAAATCGACCCTACTTAACGCTCTCACTAAAAGTAACGCTGTGGTGATGGACCAATTTTTTGCAACACTTGATCCCCTAAGCCGTAGGCTCCGATTTCCAAACGATTTTGAAGTAATTGTTACCGATACGGTTGGATTTATAAGCGATCTTCCCGATGAACTTCTCGATGCCTTTGCCGCTACTCTCGAAGAACTTCATGATGCCGATGTGCTCGTTCACGTTGTAGATATCAGCAACCCGAGGTTTGAAGATCACATTGATGCCGTTAATAAAATCCTGAGCAAATTGAATCTCCACGAAAAACCTCGCATTCTGGTTTTTAACAAAATTGATTTGCTTCCGTCACATAAAGCGATGGCTCTTGCTGAACGCTATGGTGCTATACCTATTTCGGCTCTTGAAAGATCCACTTTCCATCCCCTTATCTCAGCCCTCATGTCAGTTATAACTCCGTTAGATAATGCCAGAGCATCGATACAGCAGACTAGTGAATCTTAG
- a CDS encoding C4-type zinc ribbon domain-containing protein: MQDQLKYLIQFQVLENQRKNFLEELKDIPRKKVKLEKDFNEFESHFLMKKTEIEHQRKFYRDLEKQIAMLEDRFRKSRQKESEVKTNKEYKALLAEQEEIKREIGQKEDQLLECMEKIELLQQEVRNLERQVAERREALRKDLEALDAEQYEIEQKIVRIGKLQEDLKIKLDEQLRKKCEFLMLKKNGIAVAPVEKGVCRVCHVSIPPQKFIELQKNESLMNCPHCQRFIYWPQHEKYVSAEKEILSFLEAS, from the coding sequence TTGCAGGATCAACTTAAATATTTGATACAGTTTCAGGTTCTGGAAAACCAGAGAAAGAATTTTCTTGAGGAGTTGAAAGATATTCCTCGAAAAAAGGTAAAATTAGAAAAGGATTTTAACGAATTTGAAAGTCACTTCCTTATGAAAAAAACCGAAATAGAGCATCAGCGTAAATTTTACCGCGATCTTGAAAAACAAATCGCTATGCTTGAAGATCGATTTAGAAAGAGCAGGCAAAAGGAGAGTGAAGTTAAAACCAACAAGGAATACAAAGCGCTTCTTGCGGAGCAAGAAGAAATTAAACGCGAGATTGGCCAAAAGGAAGATCAATTGCTGGAGTGCATGGAAAAGATTGAACTTCTTCAGCAGGAAGTTAGGAACCTCGAGAGACAGGTGGCGGAACGTCGCGAGGCTCTCCGTAAGGACCTTGAAGCCCTTGATGCTGAACAGTATGAAATAGAGCAAAAAATTGTCCGAATTGGGAAACTCCAGGAAGACCTTAAGATTAAGCTGGATGAACAGCTCAGAAAAAAATGCGAATTTCTTATGCTTAAGAAAAACGGTATTGCGGTGGCCCCAGTGGAAAAAGGCGTATGTAGAGTATGTCACGTGAGTATCCCGCCTCAGAAGTTCATAGAACTTCAGAAGAACGAATCGCTAATGAATTGTCCTCACTGTCAGCGTTTCATCTACTGGCCTCAGCATGAAAAGTATGTTTCTGCGGAAAAAGAAATTCTCTCCTTCCTTGAGGCATCATAA
- a CDS encoding Nif3-like dinuclear metal center hexameric protein, whose protein sequence is MRVRDIVSWLDSVAPFDYAEPWDNVGLQIGDPDGDVKRVLFALDPTSSSLAEAVNLNCECLITHHPLFLEGVKNLRSDLYPQSLAIDFIRQRVNLIVAHTNLDAAKIGGNWLIAEALKLQDRKPLSVSQKFSQDSKYIGIGLFGELSQPVTVKNLCQQLKSCFEIERLNLVGDSLKIVKTIAVCTGSGGSLLGRVRDLGADCFITGELKYHDAVWAEESKLTVIALGHFGSERFMMAKIAQELQEWSKSAHEALEVFVFEQEMDHIAPFQSFDA, encoded by the coding sequence ATGCGTGTAAGAGATATCGTTTCCTGGTTGGATTCTGTTGCGCCTTTTGATTATGCTGAACCCTGGGATAACGTTGGGCTTCAAATCGGAGATCCTGATGGTGATGTTAAACGAGTGCTTTTTGCTCTAGACCCTACATCATCATCTCTTGCTGAAGCGGTGAACCTTAACTGTGAGTGCCTTATAACCCACCACCCTCTTTTCCTTGAAGGCGTTAAAAATCTTAGAAGTGATCTATATCCTCAGAGCTTGGCAATCGATTTTATCCGACAAAGAGTTAATCTTATCGTGGCTCATACTAACCTGGATGCGGCTAAAATCGGCGGAAACTGGCTTATTGCTGAAGCTTTGAAACTTCAAGACAGAAAGCCTCTTAGTGTTAGTCAAAAGTTTTCTCAAGATTCAAAATACATCGGTATTGGGCTTTTTGGAGAACTCTCACAACCTGTCACGGTAAAAAATCTATGCCAGCAGTTAAAATCATGTTTTGAAATTGAAAGACTCAATCTTGTGGGTGATTCATTGAAAATCGTTAAAACAATCGCTGTCTGTACAGGAAGCGGCGGTTCGCTCCTCGGGAGAGTCAGGGATTTGGGAGCCGACTGCTTCATAACCGGTGAGCTTAAATACCACGATGCTGTATGGGCGGAGGAATCAAAGCTTACCGTTATCGCTTTGGGGCATTTTGGATCAGAAAGATTTATGATGGCAAAGATCGCACAGGAACTTCAAGAATGGTCTAAATCCGCCCATGAGGCTCTTGAAGTCTTCGTGTTTGAACAAGAAATGGATCATATAGCACCTTTTCAGTCTTTTGACGCATGA